TGGAGATGTTCATTACATGTCAGAATATCAAGATATAAACAAAAGGTTCATACCTCCCTGATAGTCGTAAATCGCTCTTGCTGTCTGGCCTTTCGTCAGGTCTTCATAGTCGTGTTCTGCATCtatgaaagaaaacactaaCATTAAAAGtttcatgtttgaaaatgtttgacttttaaGTGCAGCTGACTCAAACACAGACCTTCCTCCcgagagggaagaggaggccCTTCAGCAAGATCCTCATAGTCCCCGtcatcctcctccacctctgttgatCTGTAAGGTAACGGTGGAGCATCCTCATCGATAAAATCATCTGAGCGTGGAGGCAAGGCCGGGGGCTCTTCATATTCTGGGTCATCCTGcaaatgacacagaaaacacttaaGTTTGTGCCTCTAATGTACTACCATAATGTTTGAGTCGCAGAGCTACAGTAAAcatctttattcattatttgGTACAAATGATGTGTCATTGAATCAGAGAGTCTAACCGCCGGCTCTGGATATGGTTCAGGTATTTCGTCTATCTCTGGCATGTGGTGCTCTATTTCTGGAGGAGGTTCTGGTTCTGAATCCACATCTGGGATAGGTGGTggttcctcctctctgctgctctcttccTACAGGAAACGAGAGAATGCAAACTCGTTGTTAAGCATATTGATCATTACTTGCTTCGTACCTCTTTGTGCCGCAGTGAATGTTTTTACCTGTTGTCTGCGTTTGGCTTCGTCtcgctctctgctctctctggcctgtctcctcactctctcttcttctgcctTCTTCCTGTTCTCTTCATCAGAAGCCTTGGCTATGTTCTCGAAACGTGCCTTCAGTTTTCCTGCACCTGCACTTGCTGCATAATACAGACACAAATCACTGCATTAGCAATTACCTCTCTTCCATTTCCAGTCATTTAGACACAAAAGCGATTGAACAATTGTTGATAAACTTACAGGCTTCCAATGGTTGTGTCTTTTCATAAGAAGATGTTGGGGAGTTCATGTCTGAGAAGCCAGCTGCACTCTAGAGGAATATGTAatcattattgttttgtattcaaATCAAACCAGACAGTTATCATTCTCCAGTCTTTCAACACagactaaattaaataattagtcaCAACACAACCTATTCAGCAAGTTCACTTCCGCATACACCAAAAAGAGTGGCCACACATTCAGGCCACAATACAGTTCTCAGTTGCAGTTAGAGGCCATTAGTCAGCCTGATACAAGACCACTGGAATACTGGCACCTGATCTAAGCTTGGAAACATCTGTCAAGTGACATGTCAAAGAAAATTGAAGAAAACATCTGCACACTTATCTACTTTGCACTAGGAAAATTAAGTATGTGActattttctctcctttttagCTACAGCTACAAAACAGAAGGATAAATATTAATggaaaaattaaatttaactatGGTATGAATGTAACGTTACCACCATGAGAATTagtttaaagaataaataataataaataaataaaatagcagaTTGATTATGAGTAAACATATTTACAGCTCTGCTACTGACCTTATCCATGCGATCTGCCTGTACTCCATACCGACCTCCAAATCCTGCTGAATAATCTAAACAGAAATGTGCTCCGTCATTGTGGTGAACTATAAATCTAATCTCATAAATCACAAacatgtgggtttttttttcacctttttgtgactgatgtttttctgtctcactcttaTAATCGTACCCCAAGGCAGCCTTATCtactttctccttctccaccccGTACTTTCCTCCAAATCCCTTTGAGTAATCTGATGAAAATGAATAACAGAGTGCAGAATGATGTGATCACATGTCCTAACATGGTGTCAAAACTGATAGATGCTTCAACTTAAACTCACCTTTCTGTGACTGgtgcttttctgtttctcctttatAATCGTACCCCAGAGCTGCTTTGTccaccttctccttctccaccccATACTTTCCTCCAAATCCTTTTGCGTAGTCTAGTAAAAAATAAGATGCATATGCAAAATAAAGCACATATTCAGAAAACAAGAGTCAAAATGAACCATTGTTACAACTTTAACTCACCTTTTTGTGACTGGTGCTTCTCAGTTTCTCCTTTATAATCGTACCCCAGAGCTGCTTTGTCCACCTTCTCCTTCTCTACCCCATACTTTCCTCCAAATCCTTTTGCATAGTCTAGTAAAAAATAAGATGCATATGCAAAATAAAGCACATATCAAGAAAACGAGTCAAAATGAACCATTGTTACAACTTAAACTCACCTTTTTGTGACTGGTGCTTCTCAGTTTCTCCTTTATAGTCGTACCCCAGAGCTGCCTTATCGACTTTTTCCCTCTCCACTCCGTATTTGCCTCCAAATCCCTTAGAGTAA
The window above is part of the Anabas testudineus chromosome 23, fAnaTes1.2, whole genome shotgun sequence genome. Proteins encoded here:
- the hcls1 gene encoding hematopoietic lineage cell-specific protein isoform X2, whose protein sequence is MWKSVVGHNVSMKVAAEGDDWETDPDFENDVSEQEQRWGAKTIEGSGRKEHISVAELRSKVAVEHEQVKQKESTPKASYGYGGKFGVEKDRMDKVAMGHDYVAQVEQHSSQKDAAKGFGGKFGVQKDRVDKSAMGFEYKAEAQQHASQKDYSKGFGGKYGVEREKVDKAALGYDYKGETEKHQSQKDYSAGFGGRYGVQADRMDKSAAGFSDMNSPTSSYEKTQPLEASSAGAGKLKARFENIAKASDEENRKKAEEERVRRQARESRERDEAKRRQQEESSREEEPPPIPDVDSEPEPPPEIEHHMPEIDEIPEPYPEPADDPEYEEPPALPPRSDDFIDEDAPPLPYRSTEVEEDDGDYEDLAEGPPLPSREEDAEHDYEDLTKGQTARAIYDYQGEADDEISFKPDDIITNIEMIDEGWWKGHCNGRAGLFPAAYVELQ
- the hcls1 gene encoding hematopoietic lineage cell-specific protein isoform X1, which gives rise to MWKSVVGHNVSMKVAAEGDDWETDPDFENDVSEQEQRWGAKTIEGSGRKEHISVAELRSKVAVEHEQVKQKESTPKASYGYGGKFGVEKDRMDKVAMGHDYVAQVEQHSSQKDAAKGFGGKFGVQKDRVDKSAMGFEYKAEAQQHASQKDYSKGFGGKYGVEREKVDKAALGYDYKGETEKHQSQKDYAKGFGGKYGVEKEKVDKAALGYDYKGETEKHQSQKDYAKGFGGKYGVEKEKVDKAALGYDYKGETEKHQSQKDYSKGFGGKYGVEKEKVDKAALGYDYKSETEKHQSQKDYSAGFGGRYGVQADRMDKSAAGFSDMNSPTSSYEKTQPLEASSAGAGKLKARFENIAKASDEENRKKAEEERVRRQARESRERDEAKRRQQEESSREEEPPPIPDVDSEPEPPPEIEHHMPEIDEIPEPYPEPADDPEYEEPPALPPRSDDFIDEDAPPLPYRSTEVEEDDGDYEDLAEGPPLPSREEDAEHDYEDLTKGQTARAIYDYQGEADDEISFKPDDIITNIEMIDEGWWKGHCNGRAGLFPAAYVELQ